Part of the Raphanus sativus cultivar WK10039 unplaced genomic scaffold, ASM80110v3 Scaffold3164, whole genome shotgun sequence genome, aattacagatccaggagggtcgcgaaatgcaacaaaatattcgaggtccccccaagaacctcaccgaaaaagtttgcatcgacgactcagatcctgaaagacaggtgagcatcggatccgagctacctcctcGAGacaaaaaggagctcattgatttcttgaaaagcaatgtcaaaacctttgcatggtccaccagcgacatgaaaggcatagatgatccgaacgtcaccacccataagctaaagtagaccctactttcaaaccgatcaaacaaaagcgtcgcaagctaggcctcgaaaaggctcaagctgttaacgacgaagttgaccgacttacgaaagctggatccattcgagaggtacactaccctgattggttagctaacccagtagtggtaaaaagaaaaacgggaaatggagaatctgtgtagacttcacagacctgaacaaagcttgtcctaaagacagcttcccgttacctcacatcgaccgtggttgaagcaacagctggccatcgactcctatccttcatggatgccttctcaggatacaaccaaatcatgatggatcctgaggaccaggagaaaaccgcattcataaccgaacgacctattgttacaaggttatgccattcggataaaaaacgcaggagctacctatcagaggttagtaaataagatgtttgctggacaacttggaaaaaccatggaggtctatattgacgatatgctagtcaaatcctcagctggagaagaccatatctcccacttaagggaatgcttcgatatccttaacaagtacgatatgaagctcaatcccactaaatgtactttcggggtaccctcaggcgagttcctaggctatctcgtaaccgaaagaggcattgaagccaacccgcagcagatagcaaccttcctagaaatgccgtcaccgagacaaccagagaggtacagagattgaccggacgaatcgcagcgttaaatcgattcatatccaagtccaccgataagtgcctcccattctacaaacttctaagaaataataagaagttcctatgggacgagaaatgtgaggaagccttcaaacaattgaaagcttacctctccgaacctccgatcctatccaaacctgtagtaggagagccactatactgtacctcgctgtatcgactgctgcagttagcggcgtgctggtacgagaggaacaaaacgaacaaagacctgtctattacaccagtaagagtttgatagacgccgaaacaaggtaccctgcaatggaaaaattagctcTGGCAGTTGtgaacagctgccagaaaattgcgaccttacttccaatcgcactcaatcgtcgtaatgacctcacaaccattacgaatgatattgcacagccctagccagtcagggcgattggccaaatgggccatagagctcagtgaatatgatattgagtatagacctcgagcagcagcgaaagctcaggtccttgccgattttatcattgaactagcatccgagcaattagactccgaaatagaatctccgaagtggagcctgtatgtcgacggagcctcgtcaaaacaaggctccggtgtcggtctaagttaacttcttcagcaggagaaaccattgagcagtcatataggctcggattcagcgcctcaaacaacgaagctgaatatgaagcactaatcgcagggttgaaactcgccctaagcctcggaattcgagagctaaacgcttatagtgattcacagctagtagctagccagtttcacgggatatgaaacgagggacgaaagaatgggggcatatctcgaagtcgtccagaacctcacaggcagttcgacaaattcgagctaacaagaatcccacgaggagagaactcctcagcagatgcgttggctgctttagcttccacgtcagaccccctcgtaaaacggatcatacccgtagaagaatcgaaaaccaagcatcgacatagctactaaagccgATAGACGGCAAGCTAACAgaacccgaaggtacctgccctgaaacggtagctacccaagttctcacatTTTGGTTTCCCCAGAATacgtagctctaaaaagcatacctccgggaacacaatccaaaacacggaaggtattcccgaaattcagactccttggagcctgatctcacgaataccccgggggcaccaactcagacccactcatctgcagagttaaaaccagaagccgttcagccctccaaaattcatctggggcaccatccagaccccggaCAATAATGAAGGaattggaggtattcctcggaattcagactccctggagcccaatcctacaaatacctccgggggcaccacgacaccaggtcccgaacaggaatcccttcgtctcttcataacaaagttgtagggagagaggattggagaattccaatcacgcaatacatcctggaaggaaagaccccacccaataaatgggaggctcggaagctcaaagcattaagcgcgagatactgcgtaatcgagtctgtcctccacaaacgaagcgtttccggaccttacctaaaatgcgtccatggcctcgttgctatgagactcatgaaggaaatgcacgacggctcctgcgggaaccactctggaggaagagctctagccatcagaatcaaaagacaaggatatttctggcccaccattattgcagactgtgaggcctattcctcttcatgcgacaagtgccagaggcatgcaccgattatacaccaacctgcggaaaaattgtccaacatatccgccccttaccatttatgagatggtccatggacatcgtaggaccactagtagcgtcaggaagtggaaagaagaagctacgcttcctcttagtcctaacagactacttcacgaaatggatagaggctgaagctttccagcaggtaaccagagtcgaggtcgaacgatttgtgtggaaagaaatcgtgtgtagacacggcgtcccatacgaaatcgtaaccgacaatggaggacaattcatatcccacgacttcaaaatattttgtgacaagtggaatattcgcctgaccttctcaatcacctcgccgacctcaaggaaacggacaggcggaggctgctaataaatcagtattagcaaacctcaagaaacgcctcggaacccagaaggaactctggtcagaaaaattacttgaagtactttgggcatgtcgaaccaccccacgaaaggctacagaagaaacccctttctccttagcctacgggatggaagctgtcgtcccagccgaaaccattgctggtagccttcgccgggaactctgtacatccgaCCCGCAGCTAACGATCAGCTCCTAACGGACAGCCTCGacctaatcgaggaaagacgggaccgagccctgattcgcattcaaaactatcagcaagcaatggcacgacagtacaactccaaagtcaggctccgacagttcgctgtaggtgacctagtacttaggaaagttttcgaaggaaccaaggaaccagatgctgggaagttggaaaccaactgggaaggtccctaccagatcatccacgtggtacgacctggcgtttacaagctccgaaaggtgcgaaccggggtacctgaaatcagatcgtggaacgccacgaatcttaagagatattatcattaggtacctaaaattcctgaactacgttaggcttgatcccttgactgggtacgtaggcaactccgtcatgagtgcagccccaacctcatttcaacacttcgttcaccacaaccaaagggggcatatgtctgattaaaatcacatagcccaagcAGCAAAtgtatgatcattataatacagcaattgtatgaatgataccatgtatccaattatcaataaagcaattattctcgatgtctcaattctttaacaaccATAGTCCCTACAAACAcggacctagggtcctaaaacCCTCCGGATCAGCTCAGGTCTTAAAACCCTAATAACCttgaaggtcttgaaatccttcaaattaagtcaaaatttgaaataaactaAACCTAAGGTCTcgaaatccttatcaaatctcaaaggtcttgaaatccttatcaaatctccaaggtcttgaaatccttatcaaatctcaaaggtcttaaaatccttatcaaaacTCAAAGGTCTtgaaaatccttatcaaatctcaaaaggtcttaaaatcctaagcaagtccaacgggtcttaaaatcccacaaacgaattcaggttcccaagaacccttACCTAAAGTACCCGAGTTAAACTCAGGTCCTAAAAACCTAAGCTGACCTCGATACTTCGAGAAACCCCTCTTAAGGGACTAAAAACGATCCAAGTCTCCCAAGATTTATCATGAACCTGATTGTGATCAAATGTCATATTCTACGAATAAAGCAGAAAACTTAAAATGAAActgaaaaccaagtttgaaattaaacaagggtttaaaagcctcccagGGCTAACAAAGATTCAAAGTACGaacagataaaggtttaaaagcctcctcaggccataagtcttaaaaacaaaagaaatcaaagcccattgggcggaaatcctagaaacacatgaaagagcctcagctcttaaacttccttgtcatccgagctcttctcagctcccttaccagccggatcttcctcctcaggaacctcctcctccatctccttgtcgctacctccaggggcggcttcgactggggctgagtaagaacccaccaatcccaaattagaaccgaactctccagaaaaggagagattaaacatattaacctcgaaagtacctgagctctcagagagttggggaagagggagcttgccgatcgagaaatccgagacctgagccttctcgtatgcCGCAACAGCCTCCGGCATCATGGCCACCAAGCGATCATACTCgtcttgagtactcttaatctcgccatccagcatgtctttcaggagctcggtgttggcttgaatctcttgagcatgaaccaggagatcgacttcgtccttcttcttggagaacttctccttgacaacaaccagaactttgttaggcatcagctacctccttctttcctctccggacggctagcctgacctcagcttccttgttcttctggctgctctgggttgaagcaatcagctccttgacttgatactcggctatcttccgagcagcatccaaatccccaatcttcctattctttacctggaggtcaatcaactggctctcgattgtcccttgctgagcatcgcatttggagccaagtctctttacctcagcttggagatccgagatcagagcccgagtctgattgagctcagtcttgttggccttgaccagttcagtgacctgagctaattcctcagcactgggggcattgtgtacggcgtcctcaaacttgaactgagccctgttaatagcgccagccagctacagaaaacaaaaaaacggtTTAGCGAAAATCTTCCAAAGATAAAGCTAAAAGTTGAAATAgacttcatacctgacccatgtgatgggcAATATCAACAtactcatccttgtgcgtgagattggagatcgaggggagggaacacccggtactcttcatatgcctcatcagagtagccaaaccccacgaatcatccaaaaccgatccaggcttcgaatgagcaaagttccagccaacggttcctcctctagaggaggaggaggaagacctcgaaggtctgtcaacctggtcagttcgggacctcttgttcctcggggCTCAAATTCTGGAGGATCCCTCGCCATTTGAGGATTAGCTTCAGTCATCggacctcggagggaaggccaacttcctgaactttaggctccgaagagccaacacctttagcaggagcagagcctccttcgtcaagagcctccttcacagagtcaaggaaggatcccCTTGGTTCTTGTCActtcctctagaggagctggcagccttggtcgatctacccctggaacggaaggaaggctgaataggcatcttctgtgattgagtcttctcggaagtacttgctccggatGAAACTTCGAAAACTGAATCACCCTCAGAAACTGAATCATGAAAAAGATTCATTAATCACATAAAACAGAATTCGAATAATGAAAATCAAAGTTATCAAAGGAAGggtaccttctaaaccagcaaccgtcactgaGTCAGGGAAGGACGCCTTGTATCGATCAGGAAATCTAGCTGATCCAACTCTCGAAGTAGTATAAGCTCCCCAATTATTAGGGCTGTGCTGCAGCTTCCTGTGAAGAGCTCTGGTAAGTTTACCAGACAACTTGATAGGATCCTCAATTCTGCAAAGGAATCAAAAGGCAATTAGCACATCATGATAAGCAAAAATAAACATGCAAGCATATCCCtaaatcctaaccagaaatgtcagaccaagaggtcctgaggtctcggcctacaggaaccgtcaaggatcaatcttgacataaaaatacttcttgCGCCAGTCATCGTCACTGGCCGTGAACTTGAAGatgcctagccctggacgaccggggagatagtaggtaccgctccaccatccttggaagtactctcctttatcgagaagagactcattagCTCAGTCAACCCcacgataactccttcctccttggccctagtgatgaatccgtttatcactcggataaccgacGGACAAAGTTGAGAAGGGCTAGCTggtaatgatctaagagatcTAGCAAAAGGGTGGGGAGAGGAAATCTAAGATGacacttagaaatatatttctcatgaacgcagaaccaacccCCCGGAACGGTCTCGGGGTTTCGTCTTCAGTACAAGCTCTAGCTAGGTCGCTcttgccgtgagcttgaacAGCAAGATTGACGACGTCCTGACCTCTTCAAGAGCGAAGGAAAGTGAGGTccgaggaggcgctcttgctccttttcttcttcatcctcttgactcttgctccgatcgagtctttaaccTTCTTTTCTTGGCTTCCGTCATCTTCTCACCAGCTTCCGCGTTTGACCTTCATAATGCGGGCACCGGAGGCTGAGATTTGAacttcgccggaaccttctttttgaCTCATAGTAAAAGAAAGGGAAATAGGAGCAAAAGAAAGGAATTGGACTAAGgcgaaatctcagagagagTTAGGAATGAAGAACTAGTtcgatcaagaaacggataaaaaaaataaagaaaacgcagtaaaataaaggaaaagaggtgaattaccttggaaaccgtcgagaggcgtggaggaagtggagagacaagcagttaattctctcagctttatatcccatcacgtctcgaaaatcggaaatcaaatttcaaactcgCTTTAATCTAAGCCATCGATTTAATCGAAGGGAATTTACAGCCGTTCGATCagataaaagtaaatatggttgagatagctagtaatcatgatctcaacaagagattctagcttgggcggctaggtttagctcccgagaataacgatacctaatctcgagagctgggggcaactgttgggcccgaatatggcccggtagctgattgcTGAAACAATAAAAGACAATAACAGGCCGCGACAGGCCCATCACGAGCTCGACATCTAAAAggagctaagctggagccggaggctgagagctaaAGACTTTAACCAAAAAGGTCACggcgaagaggaagctcacgtcataacaaaagaagcgcaggacccggtcaaagggaagctgttgcagattccacatcaagcggagaagatctcggagatcagttgaagacaatcaaaagaagtccaaagctatttaaagagaagtgGAGGACTAAAGAGAGGATCCGATTCAATCCATTTTCACTCGACATTCATAaaaacattcttattgtaacattcttaaatctttgtattcatcaaagatcaccttttgtaaccatcctttttaccattatatcaatacaaatcgaagttcattcaacaagttattacgggattcagcccacgttatctttccctaacttTCCTAAAActtaaaacctgatctaaaatctaggtgtgagtttaatccctcacacctttgacatcaaggacttgggagagctcaagtatttcctagggattgagatttgcagatacaaggaagggttgttccagtctcaaagaaaatacactctggatttgttaaaaagaagctggtgatcttggTGGAAAGAGCTGctaaacaccactagaagatggatacaaggtgatgcgtgagggggagattgaagacaaggcaTATGGAGATGTAAAGCACTATAGAgaaatggtggggaagctgatatatctcactatcacaagacctgatgtgtgcttgcagtcaaccaagtgagccagcatatgcaagatccaagatgcaccattggaacatggtggagaggatactaaggtatctaagagaggcgccatgacaaggaatatggatggggtgcaacaagagtactgagatagttgggtattgtgatgctgattgggcaggagatagggttgataggagaTAACTACTGGTTaatgcacatttattggaggcaacttggtgacttggtttcatgttcaagtgctgaggcagagtatagagccatgagaaagctcacaagtgagctgatttggatcaagggactgcttaaggacttgggagttGTGACTACCTCGCCAtccactatgcattgtgataaaccaggctgctatacacattgccagcaactctgtcctttcatgaaagaaccaaacacatagaagtggactgcAACAAAGTTAGACAAGCTGTAGAGCAGAAAGTGATATcgccatgctacacaagaagtgaggagcaagctagctgatatcttcacaaagggcagcaagcactaaggtctgtgagttcatccatccaaggttaggactcatagatctctcatgtcactgatctctcctccatgaagtgatctactctttttcttgGCTT contains:
- the LOC130506376 gene encoding uncharacterized protein LOC130506376 — encoded protein: MRHMKSTGCSLPSISNLTHKDEYVDIAHHMGQLAGAINRAQFKFEDAVHNAPSAEELAQVTELVKANKTELNQTRALISDLQAEVKRLGSKCDAQQGTIESQLIDLQVKNRKIGDLDAARKIAEYQVKELIASTQSSQKNKEAEVRLAVRRGKKEVADA